CGGCGTACGCGAGAATGCGCCTCCCTGGCGATTCAGTTCCGCACCCAGCCAGGATTCGTAGCGAAGCCGCTCGGCAGAGGGCACGCCCAGCCAGGGATCTAGCGGAACGATGCCCGTGCGTGCCAGCAGGTCAATCGTCTCGTCCGTTCCAAGCGGAATCTCGAACTCATCGCCGATCATCTCGGCAACGGCGGCGGGTGTCCACAGCGGCGTCTGGAAGTGCAGGTGCAACGGATCATTGCCGCAGAGCAGCTGTAGCAGATAGTTCACCTGCCCCGGGTCCAGGCTTGCCGGCCCGGCGGTCGTCCCTCCCCCCATGCCCTCGATAGCCGATCCTTCAGCGTGCATCGCCGTTCGCATCCGCCCCTCCGCCCGCATCGACCCGCGATGCGTCAACATGTGGTGTTTGTGAAATATCCAAACATATCACGACGACTGGACCAATCCGTCTTCGGATCACCGCCCGGCACTGAGACCGTAATAGCCGTGCAATGGCGTAGACGCGCAGGAACCCACGCAACCCCACCGCCATTTCACACGAAATTTTTGAAGCGTGACACGCTTCACGCTGTATACCTTTTAGCCAACTTCAGAATGCGTCCGCCCGCACCCTCTCGGTCGCGGGCACGACGGAACGGAGCAAGCCCCCGCTTGCTGGAGGAACCGTCGTTCATACGGCGGCCAAAGACCGCCATCAACGCAGTACAAAAAATGGAGAAAGAAAATGCGTGAGTTGAACGAAATTGAAGTCGGCCAGGTGGCCGGTGGCGACGGCGACATCGACATCTGTCCGCCGAACTGGCCGTGGCGCTGGCCGCGTCCGCACCACATCGACCTGACGCGCGTCGTGCAGCCCATCGGCAATATCGCCCAGGGTGGCTTCTCGATCGGCAACTGATCGACGGCTGACCGTCGCGGGGCGGGCGCCCAGACGCCCGCCCCGCACCGGGCCATGAAGATGCTTTTGTACTATGCGGTGGTCATTGCAGCGCACCGCACACCCGCTGGCCAGCGCGCCGCGACGCCCGGCTGGCCGCAAATAAAAAACGCCACGACAAGGCGTGGCGTTCTTGATTCCCCCTGCGAAACCTGTGCCGGTTCGCTCAGAGCGGGCTGACCTCATCGGCCTGCAGGCCCTTCTGGCCCTGCACTACCTTGAAGCTGACCTTCTGGCCTTCTTGCAGGCTCTTGAATCCCGTGCCCTGGATAGCGCGGAAATGGACGAAGACGTCCTGGCCATTCTCACGCGCGATGAAGCCAAACCCCTTGGCGTCGTTGAACCACTTGACGGTACCAACCTCACGATCCGACATGAAACGCTCTCCCAAGCTTCAAACAAGATGGCGATGCCATCGACTTACTGGTTGCATGGCTCAGGCGAAGCGATGGAGCGGACCGCTGGCGGCCGACATCGGGTCAGGCGATAGGACCGTGCAAACACAGCGCGAGCAGTCTACTCAAGCTTTTTAACAAAATCGACAGTGTCCAGTCAGGTTTCGTCAGGATTCGATTTCCGGCGGCCACCGGATACCATGCGCCGATGAATGCTCAACGACAGCCCAGCCAGTCAATCTCCGCCCGCCTGCCCGTGGCCAGTGCCGACGGGCATACCGCCGACCTGCTTGTGTTTCCTGCCAGCCGCCCCGGCCCGGGCCTGCTATGGATTCCGGCACTGGGCGTACCGGCGCGCAAGTACGCGCCCTTCGCCCAGGCCCTGTCCGAACGTGGCGTCAGCGTGGCCCTCCACGAGTGGCGGGGGGCGGACAGCAGCAGCTGGCGCGCCGGCCGGCACTGTGACTGGGGCTATCGCGAACTGCTGGCCGATATCCTGGCTTCCCGCACCGCATTGAACGGCGCGGCCGACGCCACGGGATGGGCCATCGGCGGCCACAGCCTGGGTGCCCAGATCGCTGCTCTGGCCATGGCCATCCATCCAGACGTCTACACGGCTTATGTCATCGCAGGTAGCGGGCAACCCTGGTGGCGCACCTTTCCGGCGTGGCAGCAGCCATTGCTGTTTGCAGTGTTTGGCTGGTTCCGGGGCCTGAGCGCCCTTTGTGGCTATTTCCCGGGTGACCGGGTCGGCTTCGGCGGGCGCGAGGCCCGCAGCGTGATCCGCGACTGGGCCCGCAGCGGCATCAGCGGCAGCTACCGCCCCGACAATGTACCGGTCGACTTCACCCGCTCACTGGCGGCGCTGGAGCACCGGGCCCTCGCGCTACGCTTTGTTCAGGACACGTACGTCCCTTCCCGCTCACTGGACCATTTGCTGGCGTTGATGCCGCGGACGCGGGTCGACCGGCACGAGATCGGGCCGGAGGAATTCGAGCGCCGGCGCGCCGGTCACTTCGACTGGATGCGCGATCCATCGCCGGTAACGCGGCGGATCGCCGAATGGTTGTAGCGGCGTCGACCAGGCCGGGTCGCGCCTCGCCAATTCAAGACCCGGCGCCCGCGCGCAGGCGGGCCGCCGGATCATCATGCGTAGCGATCAGGCGACGACCACCGGAATCTTGCCGATCTTCGCCTGCCATTCGCGCGGCCCCGTCGTGTGGACCGACGTCCCGGCGCTGTCCACCGCAACGGTCACCGGCATGTCACTGACGACGAACTCGTAGATCGCTTCCATGCCCAGGTCTTCAAAGGCCACCACGCGGGCGGCCTTGATCGCCTTGGAAACCAGGTACGCAGCGCCGCCCACTGCCATCAGGTAGATCGCCTTGTTGTCGCGGATCGCCTCGATCGCCGTGGGACCGCGCTCGGACTTTCCGACCATGCCCAGAAGGCCGGTTTGTTCGAGCATCTGGCGGGTGAACTTGTCCATGCGCGTGGCCGTCGTGGGACCCGCCGGCCCGACCACCTCATCACGCACGGGATCTACCGGGCCGACGTAGTAGATGAAGCGATTGGTGAAATCCACCGGCAGGGATTCGCCGCGGTTGAGCATGTCGATCATGCGCTTGTGCGCCGCATCGCGCCCGGTCAGGAGCTTGCCCGACAGCAGCAGCACTTCGCCGGGTTTCCAGCTGGCGACTTCCTCGCGCGTCACGGTGTCGAGATCGACGCGGCGCCCCTTGGAGGCGTCGTAGGTCAAGGTCGGCCAGTCGGCCAGGGACGGCGGCTCCAACGTGACGGGGCCGGAGCCGTCCAGTACGAAATGGGCGTGGCGCGTCGCGGCGCAATTGGGAATGATCGCCACGGGCAGGTTCGCCGCGTGCGTGGGATAGTCGCGAACCTTGACGTCCAGCACCGTGGTCAGGCCACCCAGGCCCTGGGCGCCGATACCCAGCGCGTTCACCTTCTCGTACAGCTCGATGCGCAGCTCCTCGGCCCGGCTGGCGGGGCCACGCGCGATCAGATCCTGGATGTCGATCGGCTCCATCAGCGCTTCCTTGGCCAGAAGCATCGCTTTCTCAGCCGTTCCGCCAATACCGATACCGAGCATGCCCGGCGGACACCAGCCGGCCCCCATGGTCGGGACGGTCTTGAGCACCCAGTCGACGATCGAATCGGACGGGTTGAGCATGGCGAACTTCGACTTCGCCTCGGAACCGCCGCCCTTCGCGGCCACAGTCACGTCGACCGTGTTGCCCGGCACCACGCGCATGTTCACGACGGCGGGGGTGTTGTCCCTGGTGTTGGTGCGCTTGCCGGCGGGATCGGCCAGCACCGAGGCACGCAGCTTGTTGTCCGGGTGGTTGTAGGCCCGTCGCACGCCTTCGTTGACCATATCCTCAACCGACATCGCCGCATTCCAGCGCACGTTCATGCCGATCTCGAGAAACACCGTCACGATGCCGGTGTCCTGGCAGATGGGGCGGTGCCCCTCGGCACACAGGCGGGAATTGATCAGGATCTGCGCGATGGCATCTTTCGCCGCAGGCGACTCTTCGCGCTCGTACGCGGCCGCCAGGTTGCGGATGTAGTCGACCGGATGGTAGTACGAGATGTACTGCAGCGCGTCGGCGACGCTCTGGATGAAGTCTTCTTGCTCGATGGTGGTCACTGGCGCAGGTCTGGCTGGTGGGATGCAGCAGGCCCGTGGCGGGCCCGACGGAGAGGTAAAGCATAGCGCAGCTCCTCCCCTGGCGGCAGCCACCGGTCCCGGCCGCGGTACAACGGCGCGCCGCGGAATCGAAAAAGCTTCTTCCCGACGGCTTCCGGAGCACGACTCTTGCCTGCCCCCGGCCCGCGTCGCCGCGCCTGCCAGGCGGGTCAGATTGGACCCTGCTACTTGCTACAGCACGCCCGTCCGGGCGTTTGCGCATTTGGACGGCTTTGCGTCCGTGCAGCGCTTCGGACCACCCGCCGGCAGTCGGCGACAAATGGTGCGTTGTAAACTAATACCCCGAACGCCCTGTGCCGAAACCGCCTTTTTCGAGGCGTTTTCGCACCAATCCGTGATTTGAATCACACTGCGCTCGTGCATTTCGCGCGCCGTAATTTTGACGGGCCGAAACTGCAATTCGCGCGCCACCACCCCCTCTTTTCACCGCGAAATATTCGGTGCAGCATGGATTCCCGGCGTACACAACGCCGAAAAATAACAAGATCTATCGCGGCCTGTTTTTTCCACCCGAAAACGTTTCACCCGTGAAACTGGAGGCGACCATGGCACAGACACAGAACACCAACGTCAATCGCTTCGGCGGCGTTCTGCGCGATATCGGTTCGGCAATCGGCGACATGTTCGGCGGTGGCAAGCTCGACGCCGACCAGGTCGCATCGATCGAAGTGGAGTTTGGCCTGCTCGGCTACATTGCCGGGGCCGACAGCATCATCACCACGGGCGAGGCGCACGTGGTCAACCAGATCATGGACGAAATGCACCTGTCCACCCGTGCCCGCGACCTGGCCCACGAGGCCTTCACGCGTGG
This genomic stretch from Tahibacter amnicola harbors:
- a CDS encoding cold-shock protein, encoding MSDREVGTVKWFNDAKGFGFIARENGQDVFVHFRAIQGTGFKSLQEGQKVSFKVVQGQKGLQADEVSPL
- a CDS encoding fumarate hydratase; the encoded protein is MTTIEQEDFIQSVADALQYISYYHPVDYIRNLAAAYEREESPAAKDAIAQILINSRLCAEGHRPICQDTGIVTVFLEIGMNVRWNAAMSVEDMVNEGVRRAYNHPDNKLRASVLADPAGKRTNTRDNTPAVVNMRVVPGNTVDVTVAAKGGGSEAKSKFAMLNPSDSIVDWVLKTVPTMGAGWCPPGMLGIGIGGTAEKAMLLAKEALMEPIDIQDLIARGPASRAEELRIELYEKVNALGIGAQGLGGLTTVLDVKVRDYPTHAANLPVAIIPNCAATRHAHFVLDGSGPVTLEPPSLADWPTLTYDASKGRRVDLDTVTREEVASWKPGEVLLLSGKLLTGRDAAHKRMIDMLNRGESLPVDFTNRFIYYVGPVDPVRDEVVGPAGPTTATRMDKFTRQMLEQTGLLGMVGKSERGPTAIEAIRDNKAIYLMAVGGAAYLVSKAIKAARVVAFEDLGMEAIYEFVVSDMPVTVAVDSAGTSVHTTGPREWQAKIGKIPVVVA
- a CDS encoding alpha/beta hydrolase family protein; protein product: MNAQRQPSQSISARLPVASADGHTADLLVFPASRPGPGLLWIPALGVPARKYAPFAQALSERGVSVALHEWRGADSSSWRAGRHCDWGYRELLADILASRTALNGAADATGWAIGGHSLGAQIAALAMAIHPDVYTAYVIAGSGQPWWRTFPAWQQPLLFAVFGWFRGLSALCGYFPGDRVGFGGREARSVIRDWARSGISGSYRPDNVPVDFTRSLAALEHRALALRFVQDTYVPSRSLDHLLALMPRTRVDRHEIGPEEFERRRAGHFDWMRDPSPVTRRIAEWL
- a CDS encoding TerB family tellurite resistance protein, whose translation is MAQTQNTNVNRFGGVLRDIGSAIGDMFGGGKLDADQVASIEVEFGLLGYIAGADSIITTGEAHVVNQIMDEMHLSTRARDLAHEAFTRGRKREINVARELRRHLSLHAAESAETEHLFDGLFRVASADGRIRPREKAALEQITTELGLPLSLLKARLTA